A stretch of Acidobacteriota bacterium DNA encodes these proteins:
- a CDS encoding glycosyltransferase family 39 protein — protein MRSERRWRAVFRIIVIVSGVNLYFTLITGGYSLSFGFFTLRSHSGVKAFLSFLLISSVYFVWSYSPQRIFKFLRKQAFGLALLGIIALGLILRLTGIDHGLPHFIPIDETVMGKIIWDMVKTGAYNHRFISYPVLFYWLLIPFYIGYFLVGAFLGKWASFSQVPLHGLYIVGRVVTALISTATIYVGYLLGKKAYNRTVGLSAALFLSLFEYNVRVAKFMRIDVLQTFFLALALLYLVAMVKGEGKSAYFKAALFSGLAISSKYPSFIIIFVYIIAHLLVPREKRAEGKTFLLGVILVPLFSLLSNPFVLLDINRFLNEFIAQGLRAGKASADVLHIALLNDGGGSILPRSPLYGKLFISTMGLPLVLMLVYGLILFLLRLERVGLLLSSFVFLYFLMIAGFPKGYPRYMLPLLPPVAVIASYGIFSLISQLKLKFLKKRRELVFYLLSILLILPVGVRVSRYSYLLTKEDTFELASRWIEKNIPEGSGIAGSQFMPELPRGRFRVAKSKGTVFVRPIKEYIREGYQYLVVTSLDLEGRFGERYQKLLKDFPKVKEFLPEKGRAIGPKIYLLRLVSEPERGLFLLSPLGGGRMNKLLIDIGRDDEPYLGAGWGMREKEGESDFRWSLGRESSLFFVVEDLAPLKLTLRVKPLLSARFPEKRVKVFLNKKMIATFTLKEEHFSSVSLSIPEKLVRKGVNELSFSSYPIFSPKEMWGRDDPRPLALAFDWVRIEKAPRGK, from the coding sequence ATGAGATCAGAAAGGAGATGGCGGGCGGTCTTTCGGATAATCGTCATCGTTTCCGGGGTGAACCTCTACTTCACCCTTATTACCGGTGGTTATTCCCTCTCTTTCGGCTTTTTTACTCTCCGTTCCCATAGTGGCGTCAAGGCGTTTTTGTCTTTTCTTTTGATCTCTTCCGTTTATTTCGTTTGGTCCTATTCGCCTCAAAGGATATTTAAATTCCTTAGGAAGCAGGCGTTTGGACTCGCCCTTTTGGGGATAATAGCCCTTGGGCTCATCCTTCGTCTTACTGGCATCGATCATGGGCTTCCTCACTTCATCCCCATTGATGAAACAGTGATGGGAAAGATCATCTGGGATATGGTGAAGACCGGGGCGTACAATCACCGCTTCATAAGTTATCCCGTGCTCTTTTACTGGCTTCTCATTCCCTTCTATATCGGGTATTTCCTTGTTGGAGCGTTTCTCGGCAAATGGGCGAGTTTTTCCCAGGTGCCTCTTCACGGGCTTTACATCGTGGGTCGGGTGGTTACTGCCCTCATCAGCACGGCAACGATATATGTGGGATATCTTCTTGGGAAAAAGGCTTACAATCGGACGGTGGGTCTTTCCGCTGCCCTCTTCCTCTCCCTCTTTGAATACAATGTGAGGGTGGCTAAGTTTATGCGGATCGATGTCCTTCAAACATTCTTCCTTGCCCTTGCCCTTCTCTATCTCGTGGCTATGGTGAAGGGAGAGGGGAAGAGCGCCTATTTCAAGGCGGCTTTATTCTCCGGGCTCGCCATATCTTCCAAATATCCTTCCTTTATAATTATCTTCGTCTATATCATCGCTCATCTTCTGGTACCAAGGGAGAAAAGGGCAGAGGGAAAGACCTTCCTCCTGGGAGTTATCCTTGTTCCTCTTTTCTCTCTCCTTAGCAATCCTTTTGTACTTCTTGACATCAACCGGTTCCTGAACGAATTTATTGCCCAGGGGTTGAGGGCGGGGAAAGCGTCAGCCGATGTTCTCCATATTGCACTTCTGAATGATGGGGGAGGATCGATCCTTCCCCGAAGCCCGCTTTACGGTAAACTCTTTATCTCTACTATGGGACTGCCCCTCGTCTTGATGCTCGTTTATGGCTTGATCTTATTCTTGTTGAGACTTGAGCGAGTTGGTCTCCTCCTTTCCTCCTTCGTTTTTCTCTACTTCCTGATGATAGCAGGTTTCCCCAAGGGGTATCCTCGGTATATGCTTCCTCTGCTTCCCCCGGTGGCGGTGATCGCTTCATATGGAATTTTTTCCCTAATTTCTCAGCTTAAATTGAAGTTCCTAAAGAAGAGAAGAGAGCTCGTCTTTTATCTCTTAAGTATCCTCCTCATCCTTCCGGTAGGGGTAAGGGTGAGCCGTTATTCCTACCTCCTCACCAAGGAGGATACCTTTGAGCTCGCCTCTCGTTGGATCGAGAAGAACATCCCCGAAGGTTCGGGGATAGCGGGAAGTCAGTTTATGCCCGAGCTTCCTCGGGGGAGATTCCGGGTGGCAAAAAGCAAAGGGACCGTTTTCGTGCGCCCAATCAAGGAGTACATCCGCGAAGGGTATCAATATCTCGTGGTAACTTCCCTTGATCTTGAGGGGAGGTTCGGAGAAAGATATCAAAAACTTCTCAAAGATTTCCCCAAGGTTAAGGAATTTCTCCCGGAAAAGGGGCGGGCGATAGGTCCCAAGATTTACCTTCTTCGCCTTGTTTCCGAGCCAGAGAGGGGACTTTTCCTCCTTTCTCCTCTTGGTGGTGGCAGGATGAATAAGCTCCTCATCGATATCGGTAGGGATGATGAGCCCTACTTGGGAGCGGGATGGGGTATGAGGGAGAAGGAGGGAGAAAGCGATTTCCGCTGGTCGCTCGGGCGGGAGAGCTCCCTTTTCTTTGTAGTTGAGGACCTGGCGCCACTTAAGCTCACCCTGAGGGTGAAGCCTCTTCTCTCCGCCAGGTTTCCTGAGAAAAGGGTGAAGGTTTTTCTAAATAAAAAGATGATTGCTACATTTACCCTTAAGGAAGAACACTTCTCCTCGGTGTCCCTCTCGATCCCCGAGAAACTGGTGAGGAAGGGGGTGAATGAACTCTCTTTCTCATCTTATCCGATCTTTTCACCTAAAGAAATGTGGGGGCGTGATGATCCTCGCCCGTTGGCTTTGGCTTTCGATTGGGTTAGAATTGAAAAAGCGCCTCGTGGGAAGTAA